CATCGGCCGTTCGGAGGGCGCCGACAGGTTCACCACCCCGCCATCCTCGACCAGCCGGCGCAGCCCTTCTGCGGGGCCTTCCAGCAGCAGTGTGTCGGCGAATTGCAGGCGGATGTCGTCGGTCCGCTCCGACAGGTTGCGGTCGGCGCGATGCACGGCCATGACATAGACGCCATAATTGCGCCGCAGCCGCAGCTCGCCCAGCGGCCGGCCGCGCAGGATCGAATTCGGACCGATGCTGGCCTCGAGCGTCACGGTCTGGTCCGCGGTGACCGGTTCGACGCCCCGGTCCGAGAGGTCGCGGAACGCCACCTGGCCGTTTTCCTTCAGCCCGAGGATCTCGCCGGTTCCGGTTTTCAGGACCAGCCGGTCGCCGCGCTCCAGCTCCAGGTCGTCGAGGCGTCGCCGCATCGAGACCTCGCCCCGGATCACGTCGAGGATGCGGGTTTCGGCGGTGTTGAAGGGCAGGTCGTCGAGCCGCTTGCCGATATAGCGCGACCCGGCCGGAATGAGCAGCCGGGCGAGAAACCGGCGCCGGGTCTCGCGGCCGACCAGATGCGCCAGCGATTGCCGGTCGGGCAGCAGGAAGCGTCCGGCGATGGCCAGGTAGGCCATGCCCACCAGCACGAAGATCATCCCCGGCAGGGTCATCTCGAACATCGAGATCGGCGGCTGGCCGGTCTCGCGCGCGACCCCGCTCATCAGGATGTTGGTCGAGGTGCCGACAAGGGTCAGCGTTCCGCCGAAGATCGCCGAGAAGGACAGCGGGATCAACATGCGCGAGGGCGCGACGCCCACGCTGGCGGCGACCGAGATCATCACTGGCGTCAGCAGGATCACGACCGGGGTGTTGTTCATGAAGGCCGAGGCCAGCACCGTCACGATCATCATAAGGAAGAGCGCGCGCAGATATGACCCTCCGGCCCGCGCGGTCATGAATTCGCCAAGCGTGGCCAGCACGCCTGTGCGTTCCAGCGCGGCCGAGATGATGAACATCATCGCGATGGTGATCGGCGCGCTGGAGCCGAACACGGTCAGGAAATCGCCGGTCCCGATGATCCCGGTGGCAAGCAATGCGGCCGAGGCCGCAAGCGCGGTCACTTCGGGCGGGTATGTTTCCTTGATGAAACTGAGAAAGACGATGGCAAGCAGGGCAAGAACGACGATCTGGTCGAGCGACATCCGGACGGACCTTCCGATGGGCGCATTTATTCAATCAAAATACGATAGGTTAGATCGGGTTTTTGTGGAAGCGGTTCGTTGGCGATGCGTCTGACCGCAGGGGGCGTTTTCCGGCATGGCCTTTTCCCGGTGACCGTTACCGGCGCTGGCGTGATATGACGTTCGGTCAGGCTCGAAAGCCGGGCAGGCCGGATGGCCGTGCGACGGGCAGCGTCGAGACGAGGCGGCGGAAGGCGTTCCGCAGCAGGGCGAGAGCCGCAGCGGGGCGCCCGTCCCGTCCGAGGTGTGGGGTGCTGCATGGCCCGGCAGGACGGCCCCTTCGGCCAGCATGTGGGGAAATGGGGCGGCAGCCGGAAGACCAGCATGAGGGCGTCGGCCAGCCGCCTCGCGCTCAGAACGATGTCGCGCGGACATCCGAAAACCCGCGGGGGCAGGGCCAGCCCGACAGGGTGACGGGACGCCTTTCCAGCGCCGTCCGGGCGGGTTCCGGTGGCTTATCGCTGCCAGCGGCCCAGAGGCGGCTCCGGCTTTTCGGCGCGTGGCTATCGCGTTAGTGTCGCGCGCTCTGGCTTTGCCCGGCGGCCGAGGACGTCACGGTCCACAGGCTTTCGGGTGTCAGGATGAAGGCGAAGAGCCCCAGATAGGCGGTCAGAAAGATGATCAGGGCGCCCGCATTGCGCCGCCTCATCGTCACAAACCCGCCGAAACCCGCTCTCTGAGCTGGCTGCATGGTGCGAATCCCCCATTGTGGCCCGTTAAGTCTACAGGGCTCGTCGTGATAAATCCTCCCATCCTTCGCGGTTTCGGAGAAGAGAATTCCCCGGCCGGGGAGAGGGCTGCCCTCCGGAGGTCGCAAAAGCCTCGTGGTCAGCGCCGGGGCCTGACCGGCGGTTTCCGTTTAGGATATTGAATTTATGTGGTTTATTTATCTTTTCAGAGAGAGGGCATTGCGGTGGACAGCGGATTCCTCCGCTTGATCGGCGCCGGTTTCGTCCCTATTCGTGACATATGATCACCCAGAAGACAAAGTATGCCCTGAAGGCCATGATCGCGCTTGCGGAAGAGGCCGCCGGGGCGGGTGAGGCGCTGACAATCGAGCAGATCTCGCAGCGCTCGGGCGCGCCCAAGCGGTTTCTGGAACATATCCTGCTCGATCTAAAGCGCACGGGCTATCTCGGATCGCGCCGGGGCCGGTCGGGCGGCTATCTGCTGATCAAGGAGCCGCGTCAGGTCTCGATCGGCGAATTGCTGCGCGAGGTGGACGGGCCGATCGCGCCGCTGCCCTGCCTGTCGCGCCGGGCCTATCAGCCCTGCGAGGATTGCGAGGACGAGGAAAGCTGCCGGATCCGCAGGCTTTTCGGCCAGGTCTTCTACGCCTATCTGCTGCTGATCGAATCGCTGACCCTGGCCGATCTTCTGGAAAGCCCCGAGCGGATCGAACGGCTGGTGGCGGATGCCGCCCTGCCGCCCGTCTGAGGGCCCGGCCTTTCCGCTGATCCTTCCCTGTGCTTGCGACTGAGCCCATTCCCGGGTGTCGACGATCACGGTCGCGAGGTTCGAGGGGGGGCGGTCGATCCCGGTTACGGTCGAGGACAGGTCCTGACGAGCTTGGGGCTGGCCAGGGCGCTGTCCTCGTCCAGCTTACCCCGTCCCGGTCGCCACAGATCGCGTAGCGGCATGCGAACCGATATAGCCCGCGCCGCCCGTCACCAGGACATGCGCCATCGCCCTATTCCGCCGCCTCCGGCCGCGCGAACATGTCGCGCAGATAGTCCTCGAACTCGCCCTTCAGCTCGGGCCGCGCCAGCGCGAAGGACACCGTCGCCTGCAGGAAACCCGCCTTCGAGCCGCAATCGAAGCGCTGGCCGCCGAAGCGGTAGCCGTAAACCCCCTGGCCGTCGATCTCCTGGGCGATGGCATCGGTCAGCTGCAGCTCGCCCCCGGCTCCGAACCGCTCGTGGCGCAGGTTCTGGTCGAGATTGTGCAGCACCTTCGGCGTCAGGATATAGCGCCCGATCACCGCCAGGTTCGAGGGCGCCTCCTCCAGCGCGGGCTTCTCGACCATCCCCTTCACCAGCACCCGGTCGCCCATGTCCCGGGCGATGTCGAGAATGCCGTAGGCCGAGGCCTTCTCGGGCGGCACCTCCATCGCCGCGACCATGTTCGCCCCGGTCTCGCGATAGGCCTCGGTCATCTGCTGCAGGCAGGGCGTCTCGGCCGCGATCACGTCATCGGGCAGGATCACCGCGAAGGGTTCGTTGCCGATCAGCCGCCGCGCGCACCACACTGCATGGCCAAGCCCCATCGCCCTCTTCTGGCGGATATAGGCGATCGCCCCGCTTTCCATGTCGGTGCTGCGCAGGATCTCCAGCAGGTCGTCCTTGCCCTTCGAGCGCAGCGAATCCTCCAGATGCGGCGCGTGGTCGAAGTAATCCTCGAGCGCGCTTTTGCCCCGCGACGTCACGAAGATGAAATCCGTGATGCCGGCCGCCCGCGCCTCGTCGATCGCGTATTGGATCAGCGGGCGGTCGACCAGCGTCATGATCTCCTTCGGGATCGATTTCGTCGCAGGAAGGAAACGAGTCCCAAGACCCGCTACAGGAAAAATCGCCTTCGTAACTTCCCGGTTCTGCATTCAAAATATTCCTTTTCGACAAGATGAAAGACAACAGGCGGGGTCGGAGGCGCATCCGCCGAAGAGCGACGACAGGCCCGGCGCGAAGGCCGCGATGCCGATGACCGGAGACGGCGCCGCCATCCGCCGCAGACCGGCCGCGACCGCGGCTGGCTCGAACCGGGCCGCGACCCATTTCGATCCGCCCGCGCGCTGTCATAGCGGCGGCGGTCATGGTAGCGGAGCTCGCGCGAGGCGGTGCCCTGAAGACCGCTCCGGCGCCTATGGCCGACCGGCTGGTCGCTCATCTGTGCCCGATCCCCAGCCGGATGCGGCGCGATGCCGGTCGCCGGGGGAAGCCGGAAAGGGTGCTGATCCGGGGGCATGTCAATTGGCCAGCGCAAGCGGGCTCCCGTCCAGGGGGTTCAGGGTCTGGTCCGGATCGGCCGGATCCGCAGTCATGAGCATCGGCCTCCGATAGGGTGTCACCGCGCCCGAGGCGGCCATCCCCTCGATCGCGCACGGTTTCGGCGAAAAGATCGTAGAGCGAAACCGTCCCCATTCCAGTGCCTGCGGCCGCCCGACGCGCGGATCGGCAAGGTGCAGCCATAACGGCCTGCCCGGTCGGCCTACCATGACGCTACAGGACGGCCCGTCCTTCAGCGCCGTCGCCTGGGCCCCGATGGCCGATCCGGCGCCGACGGTGAAGCCGGACGTGATAAAGGCGCCGTCCCCCGGTCCAGATGTCGGGGTCAGACGTCGAGCATCGGGGCAGTGCGGCGGTAAGGGAGATAGCCACGCACATTGCTGACTGTTTGATCCCGGAGTTTGATGGGGCGGTCCTCTTGAAGGAATGGAAGGACGCGTTGCGGGGCAGGGGCGTCACGACCGCGCCATGATCATGCAGACCATCCGGGTCGCAACGGCCGCTGATCGCATGTTTCGAGCGCGTGGCTGGGCAAGCGGGCGATGGTCGAGGATCGCAAGTCCGGGCCGAAAGAACCGCGCTCGACTGTTCTCACCGAAGCCAGGTCGGCGATGCCCGGCGCAATCCGGCGGCTCAGGCTGCTGCCGGCGGATGAGTGTCTCTATGCTCTTTACACGCAGTTCCCCAATTCATGGAAAAGGTGGATCGCAAGACCGCGAGGGAGGTTCTCGAATATTGCCTGACCAAGCCCGACCATCCGTCGAGCGGCGAGAAAAACCGATTGGAGGCTGTTTTCCCGAGCAGCGGTCAGGCTGAGCGCATGAACCGCAGCGTCAGGGAGGTAGGCGGTAAATGCTTCCACCATGACCCCAACGACCAGTTGCGAAGACAGCTTGCCGCCGTCATGGCGTCTGAGAACTTCGATCGCAGGCTCAAGACCCTCGGCGGGGACATGTCGCGCGAAGATATCTGCAAGATCCGGATTTCAGAGCCGGTCAGATCCCTCCTCGTCCCGATCCGTCAGATGCCGGGCCCCGACAGCTGATGGGGGACATTTGCTGTGCAATTGCGACAATCTTCAGAACCCCGCTGCAGACCCTTCATGTTCCGCCCGGTATCGCGCCACAGAGCGGGCTGTCCGGGAGGTCGCTGCCCCTTGGCGCAATGTCCGCGGGACACCTGCGGATTATCCGCAGGTGCCGGTCCGGTTGCGGCGCATTCCCTGCGTTCAGAACTCACAGCAGGAAATCGGTGACCGCGAGGCTGTAGAGCCCGTCGAGACGGATCTCGAGATCGACCGCCCCGTTGCCGCTGATATCGGCCAGGATCACCGTCATGCCGGGCACGGCCGTCAGGTCCGCCCGCAACTCGCCCGCCGTGCCGCTGAACGCCGCCGTGCCGATGAAATCGAAGTCCTGGTCTCCGGCCAGCCCGGAATTCGCGTCGATCCCCGAGAGGTCGAGCAGATCCTCGCCCCGGACGAAATCGGTGATGCGGTCGATATTGGCGCCGTTGCTGTGGCTCGCGACATTGAAGTCGAAGATGTCGGCTCCGGCCATGCCGGTCAGGATGTCGCCGCCCGCGCCGCCGGACAGGTTGTCATTGCCCCTGCCGCCGATGATCACATCGTCCCCGGCGCTGCCTATGATGGTGTCGCTGCCCGATCCGCCATCGATGTGTTCGATCCCGCTCAGGGCGGTGCCGGAGAAGTCCAGCAGGTTATGCCCGCCCGAGCCCTGCAGTACGACGCCGACATGCCTGTCGGCATCGACGATCTCGACGCCGACAAGCCCGCCGAGGCCGATGGTGACATTGTCGGCCGTGGCCAGGATGCGGTCTGCGGCGCCTGCGCCGCCATCGACCATGTCATAGCCGTTCGCCCCGGTCCCATAGAGGAAGGTGTCGTTGCCGGACCCGCCATTCAGGATGTCGTCCCAGGCCCCGCCGATGAGAATATCGTTGCCCGTGCCCGCGTCGATCCTGTCATTGCCGTAGCCGCCCTCGAGCCGGTCATTGCCCGCCCCGCCTTCGATCGTGTCGTTCCCGCCGCCGCCGGTGATGGTGTCGTTGCCGCTGCCGCCCAGAAGGGTGTCGGCGCCCTTGCCGCCCTCGAAGGTGCAGGCCTGCGTCGCGATGCTGCCGTCGATCCAGTCATGGCCGCCGGAGCCGATCACGGTGAAGAGGTCGAGGTCGAGATTGCAGGAGATCGTGCTGCTGTCGGTCAGGGTCGCAATGCTTGCATTCGCCGCGAGGTCGAATACGACCGCGGTTGCGGTGCGGCCGTTTTCATCCGTCTCGGAATAGTCGAGGATCAGATGATCGGTGCCGCCGGTCCCGTCGATATAGGCCGAGGCAATGCCGATCCGGATGGTATCGTTGCCCTCGGCAAGCGTGATATCGGCGTATTCGATGCCGCGGATATCCCCGCCCTGGCTGATGTCGAGATCGTAGTCGATGTGGTAATACGGCGCCATTATGACCAGAGTGTCATTCCCTGTGCCGCCGTAGATGCGGTCCTGTCCAAGCTGTGTGTAGATATAGTCATCGCCCGAGCCGCCATCGAGCAAGGGGGCGCCCTCGCCGGCGATCAGCGTGTCGCTGCCGGCCCCGCCATGGAGCTCGCCATCGCTGTCGCCCGAGTCGAGATAGTCGTCGCCATCATCGCCCCAGAGTTCCGAGACGGAGTAGAGATATCCGTAAATGGTATCATTCCCGTTGCCGCCATGCAGGATGTCGTAATCGGAACAACCGTGGATCTGGTCATGCCCGTCGCCGCCATCGAGGATGGACGACTCGAAGCTGCCCCAGATCGTGTCGTTCCCTGCACCGCCGTCGACCGTCCCTCCGCCGGCTTCCGAGATGTCGATCAGGTCATTGCCCGCAGAGCCCACGATGTCGAAATCGTCAAAGCCGTAGATGCCGAAGCTTTGAGTGCTGGAATCGCTGAGGTGAATGGTCCCGCCAGAGACGTCAAGATTGACCGAAACCGCCGTCCGGCCGCCGAGATCGGTTCCGGAATAGTCGAGATGGAGGCACCCGGCACCGTCGATATCGGCCAGCAGAAAGCCTGCATAGACATCGCGCTCGCCGCCCGACAGGGAGGCGCCGATCCGCTCGAAACCGCTCCATGTAACGCCGGTTCCGGCGCCGGTGGTGAGGTCGATGCTCTGGCCGGCGCCCGGTCCCAGAACGAGATGGAGCATGTCGGTTCCCGCGCCGCCGATGACCGTGTCGCCGCCATGCGCCCAGATCTCGTCATTGCCCGCGCCGCCGTTGATCAGGTCGGTGCCGCCCTCGCCATTGAGATAGTCGTTGCCGGTACCGCCCAGCAGCGTGTCGTTGCCGTCATCGCCGGTGATCTCGTCATTGCCCGCGCCGCCGATCACCACCAGTTGCTCGACATTCGCGATGCTCAGGCTGACCGAATTGTAGGTCGAGGACCAGGTCGTGCCCAGCAGCGTGCCGCTTAGCCCGGCGAGGAGGGAGGTGGCATCTATCGTGACGGTATCGAAGCCGCCCAGCGCATCGAAAGTCTGCGCACTGCCGGACGGGACGATTGTTTCATGGTCGTTCCCATTCGTGAACATCGGATGGCCCCCATAGCCTGAAATTACGCACCATCAAAACATGTCGCGGTCCCTGCACGACAAATTTCCGGGTTTGCGCGAAACGACGGCATCAACCGGAAAGACGACTCGCTGGTATATAAATTTTTAATTAAATTTAATTAAGCGACTTTTCGTATCGCAAGTCAATCTGCAATCTTTGTTTAACTTTCCGGGGGTATTCTTTGCGTCATTTGTTAATAATCATGAACAAATCAATTGTTCTTCCATTTCTCGAAAACGGCCGGGACAGGCGCGCGCGACGCGTCGCCCGACTGTCCGGAAGTCTGTCCGGAAATCTGTCGGGAAAGCCGTTCTGCGGGA
The genomic region above belongs to Rhodovulum sulfidophilum DSM 1374 and contains:
- a CDS encoding SLC13 family permease, which gives rise to MSLDQIVVLALLAIVFLSFIKETYPPEVTALAASAALLATGIIGTGDFLTVFGSSAPITIAMMFIISAALERTGVLATLGEFMTARAGGSYLRALFLMMIVTVLASAFMNNTPVVILLTPVMISVAASVGVAPSRMLIPLSFSAIFGGTLTLVGTSTNILMSGVARETGQPPISMFEMTLPGMIFVLVGMAYLAIAGRFLLPDRQSLAHLVGRETRRRFLARLLIPAGSRYIGKRLDDLPFNTAETRILDVIRGEVSMRRRLDDLELERGDRLVLKTGTGEILGLKENGQVAFRDLSDRGVEPVTADQTVTLEASIGPNSILRGRPLGELRLRRNYGVYVMAVHRADRNLSERTDDIRLQFADTLLLEGPAEGLRRLVEDGGVVNLSAPSERPMRRAKAPVAIATMMAVVGLAAFDVMPIAGLAVIGAVAVMLTRCVDPEEAFNAIDWRILFLIFGMLGLSKGMEETGTAQLIVDWVVGLLGGFGPLAILAAVYVLTSALTEMISNNAVAVLVGPIVIGLAVQLGVDPRPFIMAVMFAASASFATPIGYQTNTFVYGAGGYRFRDFLKVGLPLNIIFAVVAVGVIPLFFPF
- a CDS encoding RrF2 family transcriptional regulator; the protein is MITQKTKYALKAMIALAEEAAGAGEALTIEQISQRSGAPKRFLEHILLDLKRTGYLGSRRGRSGGYLLIKEPRQVSIGELLREVDGPIAPLPCLSRRAYQPCEDCEDEESCRIRRLFGQVFYAYLLLIESLTLADLLESPERIERLVADAALPPV
- a CDS encoding UTP--glucose-1-phosphate uridylyltransferase, whose protein sequence is MQNREVTKAIFPVAGLGTRFLPATKSIPKEIMTLVDRPLIQYAIDEARAAGITDFIFVTSRGKSALEDYFDHAPHLEDSLRSKGKDDLLEILRSTDMESGAIAYIRQKRAMGLGHAVWCARRLIGNEPFAVILPDDVIAAETPCLQQMTEAYRETGANMVAAMEVPPEKASAYGILDIARDMGDRVLVKGMVEKPALEEAPSNLAVIGRYILTPKVLHNLDQNLRHERFGAGGELQLTDAIAQEIDGQGVYGYRFGGQRFDCGSKAGFLQATVSFALARPELKGEFEDYLRDMFARPEAAE
- a CDS encoding calcium-binding protein translates to MFTNGNDHETIVPSGSAQTFDALGGFDTVTIDATSLLAGLSGTLLGTTWSSTYNSVSLSIANVEQLVVIGGAGNDEITGDDGNDTLLGGTGNDYLNGEGGTDLINGGAGNDEIWAHGGDTVIGGAGTDMLHLVLGPGAGQSIDLTTGAGTGVTWSGFERIGASLSGGERDVYAGFLLADIDGAGCLHLDYSGTDLGGRTAVSVNLDVSGGTIHLSDSSTQSFGIYGFDDFDIVGSAGNDLIDISEAGGGTVDGGAGNDTIWGSFESSILDGGDGHDQIHGCSDYDILHGGNGNDTIYGYLYSVSELWGDDGDDYLDSGDSDGELHGGAGSDTLIAGEGAPLLDGGSGDDYIYTQLGQDRIYGGTGNDTLVIMAPYYHIDYDLDISQGGDIRGIEYADITLAEGNDTIRIGIASAYIDGTGGTDHLILDYSETDENGRTATAVVFDLAANASIATLTDSSTISCNLDLDLFTVIGSGGHDWIDGSIATQACTFEGGKGADTLLGGSGNDTITGGGGNDTIEGGAGNDRLEGGYGNDRIDAGTGNDILIGGAWDDILNGGSGNDTFLYGTGANGYDMVDGGAGAADRILATADNVTIGLGGLVGVEIVDADRHVGVVLQGSGGHNLLDFSGTALSGIEHIDGGSGSDTIIGSAGDDVIIGGRGNDNLSGGAGGDILTGMAGADIFDFNVASHSNGANIDRITDFVRGEDLLDLSGIDANSGLAGDQDFDFIGTAAFSGTAGELRADLTAVPGMTVILADISGNGAVDLEIRLDGLYSLAVTDFLL